In one window of Tellurirhabdus rosea DNA:
- the sufD gene encoding Fe-S cluster assembly protein SufD gives MTNQPHNDLKSRLLSDFQTAEERMNGESKSALHQLRREALQEFDRMGFPTLKHEEWKYTNVSSLVREAFDFNAPAAVTAEDLEPLQINHLEGNILFFVNGRFQPQLSTIVSPASQLSIIPFAEAVKTMPDLIESYFAKYADYRDNAFTALNTAFANDGVVIHVPAGKTVEQPVVLRFISDARTANVASQPRNLFIAGKNSEVKVAESFRTMGDGASFVNVVTEIVLDEDARLDYYKIQNESDRAYHIGTTQVHQKDRSHFYSATVTLDGGFIRNNLNIALDGQHCEAFMYGMYFPNGRQHVDNHTLVDHRMPNSYSSELYKGILEDKATGVFNGKIFVRPDAQKTNAYQSCKNVVLSADAQMNTKPQLEIYADDVKCSHGTTTGKLDEEALFYLRSRGIPRDEAMALLMFAFAEDVIQNIRIDALREHLEKRIQDKLSR, from the coding sequence ATGACCAATCAACCACATAACGACCTGAAATCCCGTCTGCTGTCCGATTTTCAAACGGCGGAGGAGCGGATGAATGGCGAGAGCAAGTCGGCCCTGCACCAGCTTCGTCGCGAGGCGCTTCAGGAATTCGACCGCATGGGTTTCCCGACTCTGAAACATGAGGAGTGGAAATACACCAACGTCAGCAGCCTTGTCCGGGAAGCGTTCGATTTCAACGCCCCCGCCGCCGTAACGGCCGAGGACCTCGAACCGCTGCAGATCAACCACCTCGAAGGCAATATTCTGTTTTTTGTTAACGGCCGGTTCCAGCCGCAGCTGTCGACAATCGTCAGCCCGGCCAGCCAACTGAGCATTATCCCGTTTGCCGAAGCGGTGAAAACGATGCCGGACCTGATCGAGTCGTACTTTGCCAAGTACGCCGACTACCGCGACAACGCCTTCACGGCCCTGAATACGGCCTTTGCCAACGACGGCGTGGTGATTCACGTTCCGGCGGGCAAGACGGTCGAGCAGCCGGTTGTGCTCCGCTTCATCTCCGACGCCCGTACGGCCAACGTCGCTTCGCAGCCGCGCAACCTGTTTATCGCCGGAAAAAATTCGGAGGTGAAAGTCGCCGAATCGTTCCGGACGATGGGCGACGGGGCCAGCTTTGTAAACGTCGTGACGGAGATCGTGCTGGACGAAGACGCCCGCCTGGATTATTACAAAATTCAGAACGAGTCGGACCGCGCGTACCATATCGGCACCACCCAGGTACACCAGAAAGACCGCAGCCATTTCTATTCGGCCACGGTGACGCTGGACGGCGGTTTCATCCGCAACAACCTCAACATTGCCCTCGACGGTCAGCACTGCGAAGCCTTCATGTACGGCATGTATTTCCCCAACGGCCGCCAGCATGTCGACAACCACACGCTGGTGGACCACCGCATGCCGAACTCCTACAGCAGCGAGCTTTACAAAGGCATTCTGGAAGACAAGGCCACGGGCGTATTCAACGGCAAGATTTTCGTGCGCCCCGACGCACAGAAGACCAACGCCTACCAGTCCTGCAAAAACGTGGTGCTCTCGGCCGACGCTCAGATGAACACCAAGCCCCAGCTGGAAATCTACGCCGACGACGTGAAATGCTCGCACGGCACCACGACCGGCAAACTGGACGAAGAAGCCCTTTTCTACCTCCGTTCGCGCGGTATTCCCAGAGACGAAGCCATGGCCCTGCTGATGTTCGCCTTTGCCGAAGACGTGATCCAGAACATCCGCATCGACGCCCTGCGCGAACACCTCGAAAAGCGGATTCAGGACAAACTTTCCCGATAG